In Microbacterium galbinum, a single window of DNA contains:
- a CDS encoding ABC transporter permease, which produces MLATAGRVLAQLRHDPRSIALMLIAPSLLVGLFAWLFSDQDGVFDQFGGAILALFPFIVMFLVTSITTLRERRSGTLERLMTTPLGKADFILGYALAFGVMALLQAVITVSFAVGVCGLDVEGPLWQLGLVAIVDALLGTALGLLASAFAQTEFQAVQFMPLLVFPQIILGGLFMPRDQMPDVLFAISDWLPLSHAIDTINAVAAGDEGWDVFGPLLIVVAFAIGALVLASLTLRRRTR; this is translated from the coding sequence ATGCTCGCAACCGCCGGGCGCGTGCTCGCGCAGCTGCGTCACGACCCCCGCTCGATCGCCCTCATGCTCATCGCCCCGAGCCTGCTCGTCGGGCTCTTCGCCTGGCTGTTCAGCGACCAGGACGGGGTGTTCGATCAGTTCGGCGGCGCGATCCTGGCACTGTTCCCGTTCATCGTGATGTTCCTGGTCACCTCGATCACCACGCTGCGCGAGCGCCGATCGGGCACGCTCGAGCGACTCATGACGACGCCGCTCGGCAAGGCCGACTTCATCCTCGGGTACGCACTCGCCTTCGGAGTCATGGCCCTGCTGCAGGCGGTGATCACCGTGTCGTTCGCGGTGGGAGTGTGCGGGCTCGACGTCGAGGGGCCGCTCTGGCAGCTCGGGCTCGTCGCGATCGTCGACGCCCTGCTCGGCACCGCGCTCGGACTGCTCGCGAGCGCGTTCGCGCAGACCGAGTTCCAGGCCGTGCAGTTCATGCCGCTGCTCGTCTTCCCGCAGATCATCCTCGGCGGCCTGTTCATGCCCCGTGACCAGATGCCCGACGTGCTGTTCGCGATCTCGGACTGGCTGCCGCTGAGCCACGCGATCGACACGATCAACGCCGTCGCTGCGGGAGACGAAGGGTGGGACGTGTTCGGGCCGCTGCTCATCGTGGTGGCGTTCGCGATCGGCGCGCTCGTGCTCGCCTCGCTGACGCTGCGCCGACGCACGCGTTGA
- a CDS encoding SPFH domain-containing protein: MELAGIVGILVIVGIAVVIVVVVLLILLLFARSWIKVARADEALVISGRKQKVQRAVVGADGTSRPEMSESPVTVIVNGKSLVNPITQRHEIISLRSRQVSLNAEAQSLDSVTLNVDGVAIVKIGSDPILVRRAAERFASQDKAIEQFTTEQLEGALRGIVATLSVVELMRERKKFSDQIAADVSQELAEQGLILDSFQIKGITDKVGYIQSLGAPEIQAKRQSAEISQTNADRAINQKFIANQEANLVEQTALDTNTANANAGIGRARAEAEQAENLAREQAQQAVLQQQAENKQAQLDADVKRVADAQRYEAETRAQAELYTRERAAEAAAIEQVKQAEARTRIAEQQAQADKARADGEAAAAVASATGEAEALRSKAEAEAEARRLRAIAEADAIRAEGEARAAAVEAEAKAIASNQDAFLSQRVLDVLPSIMAEFAKGYSAIGNVSIIGGSGEDGASHVVGADSAKALRSVFDSVQSATGLDLAGIIQGQAVGRGFGAGVAEASAAAPAAAAPTQRVPNPTTPPPPADDAE; the protein is encoded by the coding sequence ATGGAGCTCGCCGGAATCGTCGGCATCCTCGTCATCGTCGGCATCGCCGTCGTCATCGTCGTCGTCGTCCTGCTCATCCTGCTGCTGTTCGCACGCAGCTGGATCAAGGTCGCCCGCGCCGACGAGGCGCTGGTCATCTCGGGACGCAAGCAGAAGGTGCAACGCGCCGTCGTCGGCGCCGACGGCACCAGCCGCCCCGAGATGTCGGAGTCGCCGGTCACGGTCATCGTGAACGGCAAGTCGCTCGTCAACCCGATCACGCAGCGCCACGAGATCATCTCTCTGCGCTCGCGCCAGGTGTCGCTCAACGCCGAGGCGCAGTCGCTCGACAGCGTCACGCTCAACGTCGACGGCGTCGCGATCGTCAAGATCGGCTCCGACCCCATCCTCGTGCGCCGCGCCGCCGAGCGTTTCGCCTCGCAGGACAAGGCCATCGAGCAGTTCACCACCGAGCAGCTCGAAGGTGCCCTGCGCGGCATCGTGGCGACCCTCTCGGTCGTCGAGCTCATGCGCGAGCGCAAGAAGTTCTCCGACCAGATCGCCGCCGACGTCTCGCAGGAGCTCGCCGAGCAGGGCCTGATCCTCGACTCGTTCCAGATCAAGGGCATCACCGACAAGGTCGGCTACATCCAGTCGCTGGGTGCTCCCGAGATCCAGGCGAAGCGACAGTCGGCCGAGATCTCGCAGACGAACGCCGACCGTGCGATCAACCAGAAGTTCATCGCCAACCAGGAAGCCAACCTGGTCGAGCAGACCGCCCTCGACACCAACACCGCCAACGCGAACGCCGGCATCGGTCGGGCGCGCGCCGAGGCGGAGCAGGCCGAGAACCTCGCCCGCGAGCAGGCTCAGCAGGCCGTTCTGCAGCAGCAGGCCGAGAACAAGCAGGCCCAGCTCGACGCCGACGTCAAGCGCGTCGCCGACGCGCAGCGGTACGAGGCCGAGACCCGCGCCCAGGCCGAGCTCTACACGCGTGAGCGCGCCGCCGAGGCCGCAGCTATCGAGCAGGTCAAGCAGGCCGAGGCCCGCACCCGCATCGCCGAGCAGCAGGCGCAGGCCGACAAGGCCCGTGCCGACGGTGAGGCCGCAGCCGCGGTCGCCAGCGCGACCGGTGAGGCCGAGGCACTGCGCTCGAAGGCAGAAGCCGAGGCCGAGGCTCGTCGCCTGCGCGCCATCGCCGAGGCCGACGCGATCCGCGCCGAGGGTGAAGCCCGTGCCGCCGCCGTCGAGGCAGAGGCCAAGGCCATCGCCTCCAACCAGGACGCCTTCCTCTCGCAGCGCGTGCTCGACGTGCTGCCGTCGATCATGGCCGAGTTCGCCAAGGGCTACTCGGCGATCGGCAACGTGTCGATCATCGGCGGTTCCGGCGAGGACGGCGCCTCGCACGTCGTCGGCGCCGACAGCGCGAAGGCACTGCGCTCGGTGTTCGACAGCGTGCAGTCGGCGACCGGCCTCGACCTCGCCGGCATCATCCAGGGCCAGGCCGTGGGCCGCGGATTCGGAGCAGGAGTGGCCGAAGCATCCGCCGCCGCCCCCGCCGCCGCCGCACCGACGCAGCGCGTGCCGAACCCGACGACTCCCCCGCCGCCCGCCGACGACGCGGAGTAG
- a CDS encoding MarR family winged helix-turn-helix transcriptional regulator — protein MTDRKLALAAWESLFRAQHEVFHDMLADFDGTDISQAEYDVMLTVTRSPDMTARLRDITANMLISQPSVSRLVDRMVTNGLVTKCADPDDGRGSLITATDAGARAFRAVATVHGRSIAERMSALDDDELRTLRALSDKLRRS, from the coding sequence ATGACCGATCGCAAGCTCGCCCTCGCCGCCTGGGAGAGCCTGTTCCGCGCGCAGCACGAGGTCTTCCACGACATGCTCGCCGATTTCGACGGCACCGACATCAGTCAGGCCGAGTACGACGTCATGCTCACGGTGACCCGCTCCCCCGACATGACCGCCCGTCTGCGCGACATCACGGCCAACATGCTGATCAGTCAGCCGAGCGTCTCGCGCCTCGTCGACCGCATGGTCACGAACGGCCTCGTCACCAAGTGCGCCGACCCCGACGACGGTCGCGGATCGCTCATCACCGCGACGGATGCCGGTGCGCGCGCGTTCCGCGCGGTCGCCACCGTGCACGGGCGATCCATCGCCGAACGCATGTCGGCGCTCGACGACGACGAACTGCGCACGCTCCGCGCGCTCTCCGACAAACTGCGCCGCTCCTGA
- a CDS encoding L-serine ammonia-lyase, iron-sulfur-dependent, subunit alpha — translation MTAYVSAFDLFSIGVGPSSSHTVGPMRAALDFAQRLAAAGSLDRVSRVGCTLFGSLGATGIGHGTPDAVVAGLRGLSPETCDPAAVRSAWSDYPAGAPLVIAGAHEVAFAKEDIVFAPRTRLPGHPNAMTLTAWASDGEAVVEETYYSVGGGFIRREGEEAALATSGFPYSYADAASLLALCDEHGLSIAEVARLNETSLRSEAEVAAGLDAIWDAMAGCVDAGLHSDGVLPGILKVKRRAGVIRGQLDASEADGHRELPGEWLGAFALAVNEENAAGGRVVTAPTNGAAGILPAVAMYWWRFLADSGLGAGNAVTPYGELVGSALLGFESDARALAPSDALDEEQTAEANRRRGIRRFLLTATALGSLFKANASISGAEGGCQAEVGSACAMAAGGLTAVMGGTNRQIENAAEIAMEHHLGLTCDPIGGLVQIPCIERNAIAASTAVTAARLALRGDGSHYVSLDAVVETMRQTGLDMSTKYKETSEGGLAVNVIEC, via the coding sequence GTGACAGCGTACGTCTCGGCCTTCGACCTCTTCTCCATCGGAGTGGGGCCCTCGAGCTCCCACACGGTCGGACCGATGCGGGCGGCTCTCGACTTCGCGCAGCGGCTCGCCGCCGCAGGCTCGCTCGATCGCGTCTCGCGCGTGGGGTGCACACTCTTCGGCTCGCTGGGCGCGACCGGCATCGGCCATGGAACCCCGGATGCCGTCGTCGCCGGCCTCCGTGGACTCTCGCCCGAGACCTGCGACCCCGCCGCGGTGCGATCGGCGTGGAGCGACTATCCCGCGGGCGCACCCCTCGTCATCGCCGGCGCCCATGAGGTCGCTTTCGCGAAGGAAGATATCGTCTTCGCCCCGCGCACGCGCTTGCCCGGGCACCCGAACGCCATGACGCTCACGGCGTGGGCGAGCGACGGCGAGGCGGTGGTGGAGGAGACCTACTACTCCGTCGGCGGTGGGTTCATCCGTCGCGAGGGCGAGGAGGCCGCGCTCGCGACCTCCGGGTTCCCCTATTCCTACGCGGATGCCGCGTCGCTGCTCGCGCTCTGCGACGAGCACGGGCTTTCGATCGCTGAGGTCGCGCGCCTCAACGAGACCTCCCTGCGCAGCGAAGCAGAGGTGGCCGCGGGGCTCGACGCGATCTGGGACGCAATGGCCGGATGCGTCGACGCCGGCCTGCACTCCGACGGTGTGCTGCCCGGCATCCTCAAGGTGAAGCGACGTGCCGGGGTGATCCGCGGGCAGCTCGACGCCTCGGAGGCCGACGGCCACCGCGAACTCCCGGGCGAGTGGCTCGGTGCCTTCGCGCTCGCCGTCAACGAGGAGAACGCCGCGGGCGGACGTGTCGTCACCGCCCCGACGAACGGTGCCGCCGGCATCCTGCCCGCCGTCGCCATGTACTGGTGGCGGTTCCTCGCCGACTCCGGCCTCGGGGCGGGCAACGCCGTCACTCCGTACGGCGAGCTGGTCGGCAGCGCGCTGCTGGGATTCGAATCGGATGCTCGGGCGCTCGCCCCCTCCGACGCGTTGGACGAGGAGCAGACCGCCGAGGCGAACCGCCGCCGCGGCATCCGTCGTTTCCTGCTGACCGCCACGGCTCTCGGGTCGCTCTTCAAGGCCAACGCCTCGATCTCGGGGGCCGAGGGCGGCTGCCAGGCCGAGGTCGGATCGGCCTGCGCGATGGCCGCCGGCGGACTCACCGCCGTGATGGGCGGCACCAACCGCCAGATCGAGAACGCCGCCGAGATCGCGATGGAGCACCACCTCGGACTCACGTGCGACCCGATCGGGGGCCTCGTGCAGATCCCCTGCATCGAGCGCAACGCGATCGCCGCCTCGACCGCCGTCACCGCCGCCCGACTGGCGCTGCGCGGCGACGGCAGCCACTACGTCTCGCTCGACGCGGTCGTCGAGACCATGCGCCAGACCGGACTCGACATGTCGACCAAGTACAAGGAGACGAGCGAGGGCGGCCTCGCGGTCAACGTCATCGAGTGCTGA
- the hrpB gene encoding ATP-dependent helicase HrpB produces the protein MTSAAFDLAAIGAGLSFASAIDELQAALDTSASVVVSAPPGTGKTTLVPPLLATRSPGRVIVTQPRRVAARAAARRLAQLDGSPLGTRVGFTVRGERAVSRETQVEFVTAGVLLRRLLDDPDLAGVDAVIIDEVHERALETDLLIGLLSEVRELRDDLALIAMSATLDAERIAAVIGTDDEPAPIVDHRVPAFPLTERWAPSPAPRLDDRGVTWAFLDHVARTAASAALDLHRDDPAADALVFAPGAREVSEIARRIRDTTDVFDVRELHGRMPAAEQDAVIRGRRPAEEPRIIVTTSLAESSLTVPGVRLVVDTCLARTPQRDAGRGMTGLVTTVASRSSSVQRAGRATRQGAGTVVRCVDERTYATAPARPTPEIASTDLADAALLLASWGAPGGKGLRLIDPLPSESLADALTVLHGLGAIDDDGRATPEGRALARIPTDPRLARALRDGSPVVGSRLAAEVVALLGGDVRTADSDVAQALIALRGGRTPDSRRWRSDADRLERLTTSAAGVRSDLDGVGLVIALAFPERIARRVDRTASGATFLLASGTRAGVSGSLAALEWLAIADVTRASGRAAAGSGAIVRSAAMLTEEQMEQAASHLLTDRVEAEFVGGRIQARRERRVGAILRSSAPVRASADEGRDAVRRTLQREGLSMFAWSASAVELRSRLALLHRELGAPWPDVSDAGLLSALDSWLAPELDALASGTPAARLDLTSALRRLLPWPEAGRLDELVPERLEVPSGSRVRIVYPTPDDPDARPVVAVKLQECFGWAETPRLVDGRVPVLFHLLSPAGRPLAVTDDLTSFWSGPYAQVRAEMRGRYPKHPWPEDPWAAAPTRHTKNRAAR, from the coding sequence ATGACCTCCGCCGCCTTCGACCTCGCCGCGATCGGCGCGGGGCTCTCGTTCGCCTCCGCGATCGACGAGCTCCAGGCGGCGCTCGACACGAGTGCGTCGGTGGTCGTGAGCGCCCCTCCCGGCACGGGCAAGACCACGCTCGTGCCGCCGCTGCTCGCAACGCGATCGCCGGGCCGCGTGATCGTCACCCAGCCGCGCCGCGTGGCCGCCCGGGCCGCGGCGCGCCGGCTCGCTCAGCTCGACGGATCGCCGCTCGGCACGCGCGTCGGGTTCACCGTGCGCGGCGAGCGCGCCGTCTCCCGGGAGACACAGGTCGAGTTCGTCACGGCCGGGGTGCTGCTGCGCCGCCTGCTCGACGATCCGGACCTCGCGGGTGTGGATGCGGTGATCATCGACGAGGTCCACGAGCGCGCGCTCGAGACCGACCTGCTGATCGGCCTGCTCTCGGAGGTGCGCGAGCTGCGCGACGACCTCGCACTCATCGCCATGTCGGCAACGCTGGATGCCGAGCGCATCGCCGCCGTGATCGGCACCGACGACGAACCCGCGCCGATCGTCGACCATCGGGTGCCCGCCTTCCCCCTCACCGAACGGTGGGCGCCGAGCCCCGCTCCGCGCCTCGACGATCGCGGGGTGACCTGGGCGTTCCTCGATCACGTCGCGCGCACCGCGGCATCCGCTGCTCTCGATCTGCACCGCGACGATCCCGCTGCCGACGCGCTGGTCTTCGCACCGGGCGCGCGCGAGGTGTCGGAGATCGCTCGCCGCATCCGCGACACGACCGACGTGTTCGACGTGCGGGAGCTGCACGGTCGGATGCCGGCGGCCGAACAGGATGCCGTGATCCGCGGCCGCCGCCCTGCCGAAGAACCCCGCATCATCGTCACGACATCACTCGCGGAGTCCTCGCTGACCGTGCCGGGCGTGCGACTGGTGGTCGACACCTGCCTCGCCCGCACTCCGCAGCGCGACGCCGGGCGCGGGATGACGGGGCTCGTCACCACCGTGGCCTCCCGTTCGTCGAGCGTGCAACGCGCCGGCCGCGCGACCCGCCAGGGAGCGGGGACGGTCGTCCGCTGCGTCGATGAACGCACCTATGCCACGGCACCAGCGCGTCCGACTCCCGAGATCGCCTCGACCGATCTCGCGGATGCCGCCCTGCTGCTCGCCAGCTGGGGCGCACCGGGAGGCAAGGGTCTGCGACTGATCGACCCGCTCCCCTCCGAGAGCCTGGCCGACGCCCTCACGGTGCTGCACGGCCTGGGCGCGATCGACGACGACGGTCGCGCGACGCCCGAGGGCCGAGCCCTGGCACGCATCCCGACCGATCCGCGGCTCGCCCGCGCTCTGCGTGACGGCAGCCCGGTCGTGGGCTCTCGCCTCGCCGCCGAGGTCGTCGCGCTGCTGGGCGGCGACGTGCGCACGGCGGACTCCGACGTCGCGCAGGCGCTCATCGCCCTGCGGGGCGGACGAACTCCGGACTCTCGCCGGTGGCGCAGCGACGCGGATCGCCTCGAGCGCCTGACAACCTCGGCAGCGGGTGTGCGCTCCGATCTCGACGGTGTCGGCCTGGTGATCGCCCTGGCGTTCCCCGAGCGGATCGCCCGCCGCGTCGACCGCACGGCGAGCGGGGCGACGTTCCTGCTGGCCTCCGGCACCCGCGCGGGAGTGAGCGGTTCGCTCGCGGCCCTCGAGTGGCTGGCCATCGCCGACGTCACGCGGGCGTCCGGGCGCGCGGCGGCCGGTTCGGGGGCGATCGTGCGATCGGCTGCGATGCTCACCGAGGAGCAGATGGAGCAGGCGGCGAGCCACCTGCTCACCGACCGCGTCGAGGCGGAGTTCGTCGGCGGTCGCATCCAGGCGCGTCGCGAGCGCCGGGTGGGCGCCATCCTGCGCTCTTCGGCTCCGGTGCGCGCGTCTGCCGACGAGGGGCGGGATGCCGTGCGCCGCACGCTGCAGCGCGAGGGGCTGAGCATGTTCGCCTGGTCGGCATCCGCCGTCGAGCTGCGGAGCCGCCTGGCGTTGCTGCACCGGGAGCTGGGGGCGCCGTGGCCGGACGTCTCGGATGCCGGACTCCTCTCGGCCCTCGATTCCTGGCTCGCACCCGAGCTCGACGCTCTGGCCAGCGGTACCCCCGCGGCCCGGCTCGACCTGACCTCGGCACTGCGGCGCCTGCTCCCGTGGCCCGAAGCCGGGCGTCTCGACGAGCTCGTACCCGAGCGGCTCGAGGTGCCGAGCGGTTCGCGCGTCCGCATCGTGTATCCGACCCCCGACGATCCGGATGCCCGACCGGTCGTCGCCGTGAAGCTGCAGGAGTGCTTCGGCTGGGCAGAGACTCCCCGGTTGGTCGACGGTCGCGTGCCGGTGCTCTTCCACCTGCTCTCCCCCGCCGGGCGCCCGCTCGCCGTCACCGACGACCTCACCTCGTTCTGGTCGGGTCCGTATGCGCAGGTGCGCGCCGAGATGCGCGGCCGCTACCCGAAGCATCCGTGGCCCGAGGATCCCTGGGCGGCCGCCCCGACTCGACACACGAAGAACCGCGCCGCGCGCTGA
- a CDS encoding LysR family transcriptional regulator: protein MNLEQLRGFVEVARLGHFTRASESLHLAQPSLSRQISTLERELGAELFHRARGHIALTSAGETLLPRAQRMLAEAEAIKEEMGELAGIRRGRVRLGAPPTLCMSLVAEALAAFHVAHPGVELQLAEAGSRALVEQVAVGAVDMALITESAGPPPAGVSLTRMPLLAEELVVVSSASQPPVSTASAIGLDELATLPLIVFDETYELRATTDAAFRSEGLEPAPVLAGAEMDAVLRFVERGLGVAVVPAMVLLDQPGLRSMRLSHPMMTRTVSLAHRSDVRPAIAVSAMRKVIVATAVEVARRDPAITSLVEG from the coding sequence ATGAACCTCGAGCAGTTGCGCGGATTCGTCGAGGTCGCCCGCCTCGGGCACTTCACGCGGGCGTCCGAATCGCTGCACCTCGCGCAGCCGTCGCTCAGTCGGCAGATCTCGACGCTCGAACGCGAACTCGGTGCCGAACTCTTCCATCGCGCGCGCGGCCACATCGCCCTCACCTCCGCCGGCGAGACGCTGCTCCCCCGCGCCCAGCGCATGCTCGCCGAGGCCGAGGCGATCAAGGAGGAGATGGGCGAGCTCGCCGGCATCCGTCGCGGACGCGTGCGCCTGGGCGCCCCGCCCACCCTGTGCATGAGCCTCGTCGCCGAGGCGCTTGCGGCCTTTCACGTCGCGCACCCCGGTGTCGAGCTGCAGCTCGCCGAGGCCGGATCGCGCGCGCTGGTTGAGCAGGTCGCCGTCGGCGCGGTCGACATGGCGCTCATCACCGAATCGGCCGGCCCGCCGCCCGCGGGCGTGAGCCTGACGCGGATGCCGCTGCTGGCCGAAGAGCTCGTCGTCGTGTCGTCGGCGTCTCAGCCGCCGGTGTCGACGGCATCCGCCATCGGCCTCGACGAGCTCGCCACCCTGCCGCTCATCGTCTTCGACGAGACGTACGAACTGCGCGCGACGACGGATGCCGCGTTCCGCAGCGAGGGCCTCGAACCCGCGCCCGTGCTCGCCGGCGCCGAGATGGACGCCGTGCTGCGCTTCGTCGAACGCGGTCTCGGCGTCGCCGTCGTGCCCGCGATGGTGCTGCTCGACCAGCCCGGCTTGCGGTCGATGCGCCTGTCGCACCCCATGATGACCCGCACGGTCAGCCTCGCGCACCGCTCGGACGTACGGCCGGCGATCGCGGTGTCGGCCATGCGGAAAGTGATCGTCGCGACCGCGGTGGAGGTGGCGCGGCGGGACCCGGCGATCACGAGCCTGGTGGAGGGGTAG
- a CDS encoding ABC transporter ATP-binding protein, producing the protein MSGSVGGEGAAVEITGLRVRRGPVHVFDGINLRIPRGQITGLLGPSGCGKTTLMRAIVGVQRIDAGRVTVLGELGGSPQLRHRVAYGTQGAAVYADLTVRQNLAYFASLLKAPKGDVDRVLTEVGLRAQAGQLVESLSGGQLNRVSLAIALIGSPEVVVLDEPTVGLDPVLRAELWTLFRGLADRGVTLVVSSHVMDEAARCDRLLLLRDGRIIADTTPQGLLDETGAPDAEAAFLTLIERDQAAASVSPAGPGAGETRRSRRARGTEAPR; encoded by the coding sequence ATGAGCGGTTCGGTGGGCGGCGAGGGAGCCGCGGTCGAGATCACGGGGCTCCGGGTGCGGAGGGGGCCCGTACACGTCTTCGATGGCATCAATCTGCGCATTCCTCGCGGACAGATCACCGGGCTGCTCGGACCCTCGGGCTGCGGCAAGACCACCCTGATGCGGGCGATCGTCGGCGTGCAGCGCATCGACGCGGGTCGGGTCACGGTTCTGGGGGAACTGGGCGGATCGCCGCAGCTGCGCCATCGCGTCGCCTACGGCACCCAGGGCGCCGCGGTCTACGCCGACCTCACGGTGCGGCAGAACCTCGCGTACTTCGCCTCCCTGCTGAAGGCGCCGAAGGGCGACGTCGATCGCGTGCTCACCGAGGTCGGGCTGCGCGCGCAGGCCGGCCAGCTCGTCGAGTCGCTCAGCGGCGGGCAGCTGAATCGCGTGTCGCTCGCGATCGCCCTCATCGGATCGCCCGAGGTCGTCGTGCTCGACGAGCCGACCGTCGGCCTCGACCCCGTGCTGCGCGCCGAACTGTGGACGCTGTTCCGGGGCCTCGCCGATCGCGGCGTGACCCTCGTCGTCTCGAGCCACGTGATGGACGAAGCCGCCCGCTGCGACCGCCTCCTGCTCCTGCGCGACGGCCGGATCATCGCCGACACCACCCCGCAGGGACTCCTCGACGAGACCGGCGCCCCCGACGCCGAGGCCGCGTTCCTCACGCTGATCGAACGCGATCAGGCCGCGGCATCCGTCTCTCCTGCCGGTCCTGGTGCCGGCGAGACGCGCCGATCGCGCCGCGCCCGCGGGACGGAGGCCCCGCGTTGA
- a CDS encoding L-aspartate oxidase, which produces MSTRERQISTTILVIGTGGSGLRAAIEVAEHGIDVLAVGKRPRQDAHTSLAAGGINAALGTMDADDSWQQHAADTIKESYLLANPHTVEIVTQGAERGIRDLERWGMDFAREDDGRISQRFFGAHTFRRTAFSGDYTGLEIQRTLVRKAEQLEVPILDNVYITRLLVRDNVVFGAYGFDQADGTRYLIHADAVILAAGGHNRIWRRTSSRRDENTGDSFRLAVDAGARLRDPELVQFHPSGIIEPENAAGTLISEAARGEGGILRNALGERFMPKYDPERMELSTRDRVALAAYTEIKEGRGTENGGVWLDVSHLPRETIMTRLPRVYQTMMELQMLDITTDPIEIAPTAHYSMGGVWVRPEDHQTDVDGLYAIGEASSGLHGANRLGGNSLIELLVYGRIVGQAAMEHAASLDAQKRSADAVAGARAEIDDLLAADGRENVRALQRAIRNTMTEHAGVVRSEEGLRQGLAELDLIEGRMEDIGIHPDIAGFQDLAHAFDLKASALAARATMEAALERRETRGCHNRSDFPDTDPTLQVNLVWSPRDGVTREVIPEIPEEIAELMREVDTAGKLVE; this is translated from the coding sequence ATGAGTACTCGCGAACGTCAGATCTCCACCACGATCCTCGTCATCGGCACCGGCGGATCCGGGCTGCGCGCGGCGATCGAGGTCGCCGAACACGGCATCGACGTCCTCGCCGTCGGCAAACGCCCCCGACAGGATGCCCACACCTCCCTCGCCGCCGGCGGCATCAACGCCGCCCTCGGCACCATGGACGCCGACGACAGCTGGCAGCAGCACGCCGCCGACACCATCAAGGAGAGCTATCTGCTCGCCAACCCCCACACCGTCGAGATCGTCACGCAGGGCGCCGAACGCGGCATCCGCGACCTCGAACGCTGGGGCATGGACTTCGCCCGCGAAGACGACGGACGCATCTCGCAGCGCTTCTTCGGCGCGCACACCTTCCGCCGCACCGCCTTCTCGGGCGACTACACCGGCCTCGAGATCCAGCGCACCCTCGTGCGCAAGGCCGAGCAGCTCGAGGTCCCGATCCTCGACAACGTCTACATCACCCGCCTGCTCGTGCGCGACAACGTCGTCTTCGGCGCCTACGGCTTCGACCAGGCCGACGGTACGCGCTACCTGATCCACGCGGATGCCGTCATCCTCGCCGCCGGTGGACACAACCGCATCTGGCGCCGCACCTCCTCGCGCCGCGACGAGAACACCGGCGACTCCTTCCGCCTCGCGGTCGACGCCGGAGCCCGCCTCCGCGATCCCGAGCTCGTGCAGTTCCACCCGTCCGGCATCATCGAGCCCGAGAACGCCGCCGGCACCCTCATCTCCGAGGCGGCACGCGGCGAAGGCGGCATCCTGCGCAACGCCCTCGGCGAGCGCTTCATGCCCAAGTACGACCCCGAGCGCATGGAGCTGTCGACCCGCGACCGCGTCGCGCTCGCCGCGTACACCGAGATCAAGGAGGGGCGCGGCACCGAGAACGGCGGCGTCTGGCTCGACGTCTCGCACCTGCCGCGCGAGACGATCATGACCCGCCTGCCCCGCGTCTACCAGACGATGATGGAGCTGCAGATGCTCGACATCACCACCGACCCGATCGAGATCGCGCCGACCGCGCACTACTCGATGGGCGGCGTGTGGGTGCGGCCCGAAGACCACCAGACCGACGTCGACGGCCTCTACGCCATCGGCGAGGCCTCGAGCGGGCTCCACGGCGCCAACCGCCTCGGCGGCAACTCGCTCATCGAACTGCTCGTCTACGGACGCATCGTCGGCCAGGCCGCGATGGAGCACGCGGCATCGCTCGACGCCCAGAAGCGGTCAGCGGATGCCGTCGCCGGCGCACGAGCCGAGATCGACGACCTCCTCGCCGCCGACGGACGCGAGAACGTGCGCGCCCTGCAGCGCGCGATCCGCAACACCATGACCGAGCACGCCGGCGTCGTGCGCTCGGAGGAGGGTCTGCGTCAGGGCCTCGCCGAACTCGATCTCATCGAGGGGCGTATGGAAGACATCGGCATCCACCCCGACATCGCCGGGTTCCAGGACCTCGCGCACGCCTTCGACCTCAAGGCATCGGCGCTCGCGGCGCGGGCGACGATGGAGGCGGCGCTCGAGCGTCGTGAGACCCGCGGATGCCACAACCGCAGCGACTTCCCCGACACCGACCCGACGCTGCAGGTGAACCTCGTCTGGTCGCCGCGCGACGGCGTGACGCGCGAGGTGATCCCCGAGATCCCCGAGGAGATCGCCGAACTCATGCGCGAGGTCGACACGGCGGGCAAGCTCGTCGAGTAG
- a CDS encoding DUF2247 family protein has protein sequence MRLELDIRFLSRSGVDLTVDDLRLGLSLGIVKPTTVVALAKRADLESPVDPVIQELSELDGSAIADIREILGVGEQATLEPELSVRKWLYLELLATYELRENLKDPFEFVELIYADFGYPESVAPFVRYMPLEEGTPSGLAAMTESWRQYLMSEAEALVCSREDRPGDPVEER, from the coding sequence ATGAGGCTTGAACTCGACATTCGGTTTCTCAGTCGCTCCGGAGTTGATCTCACGGTTGACGACCTGCGACTCGGGCTATCGCTTGGCATCGTGAAGCCGACGACTGTCGTCGCTCTGGCGAAGCGCGCTGATCTCGAATCGCCTGTCGACCCGGTCATCCAGGAGCTCTCGGAGCTCGATGGCAGCGCGATCGCGGATATTCGGGAGATCCTCGGTGTGGGAGAACAGGCGACGCTCGAGCCGGAGCTGTCTGTCCGAAAGTGGCTCTATCTCGAGCTGCTCGCGACGTACGAACTCAGGGAGAATCTGAAGGATCCTTTCGAGTTCGTCGAACTGATCTACGCCGACTTCGGCTACCCGGAGTCGGTGGCACCGTTCGTGAGATACATGCCGCTGGAGGAAGGCACCCCCTCTGGCTTGGCGGCCATGACGGAGAGCTGGCGACAGTACTTGATGAGTGAAGCGGAGGCTCTCGTGTGCTCGCGTGAAGATCGGCCGGGCGACCCGGTTGAGGAGCGCTAG